From the genome of Leptolyngbya iicbica LK, one region includes:
- a CDS encoding DUF7219 family protein, with amino-acid sequence MTASDPHNQHFLAPQSRYYGHFSAVNLAFNAQLQEFTRRVNILCDLETGGKITPQEAFEDIKQLWQQLSDRYQALGLSERADD; translated from the coding sequence CAGACCCCCACAACCAACACTTTTTAGCTCCCCAGAGTCGCTATTATGGCCACTTTTCGGCGGTCAATTTGGCCTTTAACGCGCAGTTGCAAGAGTTTACGCGGCGAGTCAACATCCTTTGCGATTTAGAAACGGGCGGCAAAATCACTCCTCAGGAAGCCTTCGAAGACATCAAGCAGCTTTGGCAGCAGCTATCTGATCGTTATCAGGCTTTGGGGCTCAGCGAGCGAGCTGACGATTAG